In Primulina eburnea isolate SZY01 chromosome 14, ASM2296580v1, whole genome shotgun sequence, the following proteins share a genomic window:
- the LOC140812152 gene encoding uncharacterized protein, with amino-acid sequence MAPTRLLFIVSISIAVAAVFGQAPASPPSATPVPPTPIAASPPPTSPPPASSPPPAAASPPPPVASPASPPPAPVATPPPATPPPAVPAVAPTPPPPTPSPPPPPTPSPPPPVAPTPAPLASPPAAVPAQPPAPSPLLSSPPAPPTGAPSPSAELGALSPAPTTTNQSGANSIWAVQKIYGFFTLGWALLYFLI; translated from the exons ATGGCTCCGACACGCCTTCTATTCATTGTCTCGATCTCCATTGCCGTGGCCGCCGTCTTTGGACAAGCTCCGGCGAGTCCTCCTAGTGCAACTCCTGTTCCGCCCACCCCCATCGCGGCTTCGCCTCCTCCCACCTCTCCACCTCCAGCATCATCTCCACCACCTGCTGCTGCCTCACCGCCTCCTCCGGTGGCAAGTCCTGCTTCTCCTCCTCCGGCACCGGTTGCTACTCCTCCACCCGCCACTCCACCACCGGCCGTTCCTGCGGTAGCTCCAACTCCCCCTCCACCCACGCcgtctcctcctcctcctcccaCTCCTAGTCCACCCCCACCAGTCGCTCCTACACCCGCACCGCTCGCTTCTCCTCCGGCTGCTGTTCCTGCTCAACCTCCGGCTCCATCTCCCCTGTTGTCGAGCCCTCCAGCTCCTCCCACTGGAGCTCCTTCGCCTAGCGCAGAACTAGGAGCTCTTTCTCCTGCCCCCACGACCACCAACCAG AGTGGAGCAAATTCAATATGGGCAGTGCAGAAGATCTATGGATTCTTTACTTTGGGCTGGGCTTTGCTCTATTTCCTTATCTAA